DNA from Luteolibacter yonseiensis:
GGCGTTGCCCATGTCCACGATGCCGCTATCGGCGATGTTGTCCGGGAAAAGATAAGCTCCGCCGGACTTGCCGGTCTGGTTGATGGTGACACCGGAGCCGATGACTCCGTTGGTGACTCCGAGTTCGTCCACTGCGGAGGTTCCGGAGGTCTCGTCGAACTTGTAGTGCGCGATGAGTGCCGCGTGGCTGGTCATCGCAAGGCAGAAAAAGCCCGCGATGAGGGGTGGGATGGGTGATTTCATGGGTGTTTTTGGATTTTTCCGGGGGTAAGGGCGGAGTCCGCCCTCAAAGATGAATGACGGAATTCCCGGCTATAAGCCGACACGGGATTTCCGGAAATATTCCAAACAACCGGATGATCATCCGACAGGAGCGGCTGGAGCGGGATCCGCGCTCCAGCCGCGTCCCCGTCTTGCGGCTGCGGTCCTTCCGAAAACCCAATATCAGAAGGATGACAGCCACTCGCGCGGGGAAAGTGTCGAAATGGTGAGGGACGATTGCACCTGCCTCTCAATTAAAGTAACGGAATCTCCAGCCGAAGTCCGACAGGCCGGTGAAATTTTTTTCACAAGGAGTCCGGGTGTGTCAGTTGCCCGACATTTTCTCCGCCTGCTTCAAGAGAATGCGCGTCGCTCCCCAGTTGTACCAGAGGGTCCGGTCGGCATTCGTCACTTGGAAAGGACTCTCCGCCCATTGGTCCACCTGCTTTCTGGCGTCCTCCAATGCGGAACGGGCCTCCGTGATGCGGCCGCTCTCCGCATCCACCATCGCGAGGATGATCCGGTTGGACACCGCGCGGGTGTCGCTCTGGTTGTTGGTGGCAAGACTGCGCCTCGCCCAATCACCGGCCTCGGTCAGGCGGCCTTCGCGGTAGGCCAGCAGGGCGAGCGAGAATTGCCGCCACGCGATGTTGTGGGCGTCGCTTTCCCTTTTCGGTCCGGCGAGAGAAGTTGACACCACCTTGGCCAGCGGTTGGACCTGTTCGAGGATTTTGGGATCCGCCGGTTCCAGCAATGCTCCTTTGATGATCTGTTCCGTGACGACGGGATTTGCGGATTTTTCGAACCGTTTGATGGTCAGCAGGCGGAGCTGGTCATACTGTCCCGGTTCGCCCCATTCGCTGACGGCGGTGAGCGCCGGCAGGAGCGAGAAGGAAATCTGGTCCGAATCGGACATGTCCACGCTGGTGAGCACGTGGCCGAGGAGGTTGAAGCGTTGCGCGGCCTCTTTCCATCGTTTCTGCTCCAGATTCCAGTTTGCGACGGCCTTGAGTGTGGCGGCGGATTCCAGAGAGCGCGGCACCCGCTCCGGCGTGATCCCTCTCACGAGGTTGTCCGCCTGCTCGATGTCACGGTATTTGAGAAACACCGCCGCCTGGTTCATCAGGTCGGCCGCCTCGGCCATCTCGCGCAGGTGCACCTCGTTCGCCCTCGCGTGTTCCGCGACGACCCGCAGCCGCGCCTGCTCCTCGCGGGCGTCGCGTTCGCGGAAAAACAGCCACGTCGAAACGCCGAAACCACCGAGCAGGCCGAACAACGCGATGCTTGCCGCCACGAACTTGATCCGGTTCCTCCGGATCATCTTCGTCAGCAGATAGCGGCGGCTCGGCGGGCGGGCGAGCACGGGCTCCTCGTTCAGATAACGCTGCACATCCAGGGCCAGCCCGTTCGCCGTCTCATAGCGCCGGGGGCGTTCCTTCTCCAGCGCCTTCATCACGATCCAGTCAAGGTCGCCCGCCAGCAACGCCGGCAGCCGCTGCGGATCAACGCCACGGTCTCCGGCGATTTTTTCAACCTCGTCCTTGGAAATTTCCCGCAGTTTCGCCGATGGCATGCCCGTGTCCCCGTCACGCAACATGCTGCGGATCTCCTCCTCGCTGCGCTCGTTGAAATGCTCGAACCGGATCGGCGGACTTCCCGACAGAAGTTCGCAGAGCAAGGCTCCGAGACTGTAGATGTCACTGCGGGTATCAATGTCGGTGCCGCCCGCCGCCTGCTCGGGGCTCATGTAGGCGGGAGTACCGATGAATTGGCCGAAGTTCGTCACCGTCGCCTCGACATCGAGATGTCCCGCCGTGGCCTTGGCGATCCCGAAGTCGATGACTTTCGGCACCGCCCGGCCATCATCCGTCCTCACGAGCACATTGGAGGGCTTGATGTCACGGTGGATCACGCCTTTCTGGTGAGCGTGCTGGATGGCCTCGCAGACGAGGATGAACAATTCGAGCCGGGCCCTCAGTCCGAGACGTTTCTGGTCGCAGAATTCGGTGATCCGCTCCCCATCCACCAGTTCCATCACGAAATACGGCAGCCCGGAAGCGGTCGCCCCGGCGTCCAGCACCCGCGCGATGTTCGGATGATCCATCAGGGCCAGCGCCTCCCGCTCCAGATTGAAGCGTGAAATGACGTTTTCCGTGTTCATGCCGAGGCGGATGATTTTCAGCGCCACCCGCCGCTTCACCGGCACCTGTTGTTCCGCGAGATACACCACACCGCAGCCGCCCGAGCCGAGACGGTCGATCAGCCGGTAAGGACCGATGCGCGCTCCCAGACTGCCCTCGTTGACTTCTTCCGTCTCAGTCACCACCGGAGCCGTCTCTTCGCCCTGAAGGTCGAAAAACTCTTCCGCATCCTGGGAAATGGCCAGCAGTTCCTCGATCTGCCGCAACCGCTTCACATCCCCCTTGCAGGCGAACTCCAGAAACGTCCGCCGCTCGGCAGCCTCCACGAAATGTGATGCCGCGGTGAAGAGCAGCTTGTCAATGGACGGAGTCATCTCCCGCATCATTTCCCGTTTCCTCCCGGATCAGCTGGTAGAGCCGCGCCTTCGCGTAGGCCCAGTGACGTTCCACCGTGCGTTCGGCGACTCCGTCCATGGCGGCGATCTCCTTGTTGGTGAGGCCGCCGAAAAATTTCAGGGAAATCACCCGCACGCTCTCGGGGTCCTCCGTTTCCAACCGGTTCATCATTTCGTCCACCAGCAGCACGCGCTCGTCCATCGTGGTGTCCTCCACCTCCAGCCCGTGCACGTGGATGTCGAGAAGCTCCGCGTTTTCCCCGCGTTTCACGCTGGCCTTCGCCCGCGCCCGGTCCACCAGGATGTGGCGCATCGCCTGGGCGGCCGCCCGGAAAAAGTGCGCGCGGTCGCTCCATGAGCGCTCCTCGTCGCCGGAGATCTTGAGCCATGCCTCATGCACCAGCGCGGTCGCCTGCAGGGTCTGGCCGGGGGCGGCTTTGGACATCCGCATCCTCGCGAGGCTGCGGAGTTCGTCATAGACCAACGGCAGGAGTTCGGAGGAAACGAGGCCGCCGTTTCCGCTTGCTGACTGCAAAATTTTCGTAAGTGCGCTCAAGGGGCTGGCAAGTAACTACCTATGACGGTAAAACGGGGCTTGTCGATGGGGAAGTCCGGGGCGGTTGCATACGCGAGGATTATGATAATCCTGTCATCGCGGCGAATGAAAACGTCAAGGAGGAAAGGTCCGCCCGTCGGGAATAGCCACATGTGCTTCCCGGCTATTCCCAACGGTGGGATTTCGCCCATGCTGGGGTGGACGCATGATGAAAACCCGCCGCATCGCCCACTGCCTTTCTTTTTGTCTTTTGATCAGCCACTCCGCCCGGGCACAGGACGGCGCGGTGGTTCAGAACCGCGCTCCCTTGCAATCCGCCCCATTCATCGCGCTGGACCTGGGTTCCATCAAGCCACGCGGGTGGCTGGAAAACCAACTGCGCATGCAGGCGGACGGTCTTACGGGACACGCCGAGGAAGTCATCCCCGAACTGGGACCGGAGAACGGCTGGCGCGGCGGCGATGGCGAGGGTTGGGAAAAAGGACCCTACTACCTGCGAGGACTCGTCAGCCTCGCCTACGTCGGGGGTGATGCCAAATTGAAAAAGCAGGCGCAGGTGTGGATCGATTCACTGCTTGAGACGCAGAGGGAGGACGGCCAGATCGGTCCGAAATCGAGCGACGACTGGTGGCCGCGCATGGTGATCACCTGGACGCTGCGCGATTATTACGAGGCGACCCGGGACGAACGGGTCATCCCGGCGTTGATGAAATATGCCCGGTTCATGCATGCCCGCCTGCCGAAGCAACCTCTCCAGGAATGGGCGAAGGCGCGGGCGGCGGACCAGATCGACACGCTTTACTGGCTCTACAACCGGACCGGTGAGGCATTCCTGCTGGAGGTGGTGGACGAACTCCGGTCCCAAGCGAACCAATGGAACCCGTTTTTCAAGTCCTTGAATGGGGCGGCCGGTGACTTCCGCATCACCCATGGCGTGAATGTTTCCCAGGCGATGAAATTCCCCGTCGTGAACTACCTGCGCACCGGCGCGCCCGCCGATCGCGCGGTGTTCACGGAAGGATGGAATGTCCTGACGGAAAAGCATGGCCTCGGCATCGGCATGTGGAGCGGCACGGAGCCGTTGGCGGGCCGTTCGACCACCCAGGGCGTGGAGATGTGTTCCATCGTGGAACAGATGCTGAGCAGCGAGGTGGCCATGGAATCGTTGGGGGACCCTGTCATCGGCGACCAATTGGAGCGCATCGCGTTCAACCTTCTTCCCGGCGGCACGACCAAGGAGTTCAGGCAGTTCCAGTATTACACCCTGCCGAATGTGCCGGTCGCCCGGAAAAACGACCCCAAGCAACTGCCCTTCGCCGATGATCACGGAGACGACCTGTTGGTCAGCCCGCATTCGGGATTCCACTGCTGTTGTTACAATCTCCACATGGGCTGGCCGAAGTATGTGCAGCACGCCTGGATGGCCACGAAGGATGGCGGCATCGCCGCCGTCGCCTACGGTCCTACGGAGGTGACGACAAAGCTTGGCGGGACGGCGGTGAAAATCATCGAGGAAACCGATTATCCCTTCAGCGATGCCGTCCGCCTGAAAATCCTGCCCGCGCAGCCCGTGGAATTTCCTCTCAAGCTCCGCATCCCGGGCTGGAGCGAAAATCCCCGCGTGGCGGTGAATGGAGAGTTTGTCAGCGGAGTGAAATCGGGAGAATTCCTCACCATTCTCCGCACATGGAACCCCGGCGATCAGGTGGTGGCGGAGTTCCCGGCGGCATTGGAAGCGAAGACCGCCTTCAAAGGCTCCGCCACCCTCTGGCGCGGTCCCCTGCTTTTCAGCCTGCGCATCGGTGAGGAGGTGAAGACCTTCACGAAGATCGGCAAGGGATTCGACGAGGTGGAAATGACCCCGAAGACGCCATGGAACTACGCGCTGGACATGGATCGCAAGAACCCCGGCGAGGTGGTGAAACTCACCCGTGGCAAGATGCCGCAGAATCCATGGCTGCCCGAGACCACCCCGGTCCAGCTCACCGTTCCCGCGAAACGGTTGCCAGCGTGGGGCTTGGTCAGGAACGACCGCATGGCGGACGAGGTGCCGGAAAGCCCCGCTTCAAGCACCGGGCCGTTGGAGCAGGTGACCCTCGTTCCCTTCGGAGCACAGACGCTGCGGATCACCGCGTTTCCTCTCCTGCGCGGGGACGCGGTGCTTGAGCCGGGTATCACCGTTTCCCATCAGGGGCATGGCGGACCCATTGAGGAGATTGTCGGCGCGGCCTTGCCGGAATCCTCAAGAGGTGAGAGGAGGCCGCGCTTCACGTTCTGGGACCACACCGGCACCAGCGAGTGGATCGAGTGGAGTTTCGCCAAGCCGGAAAAAGTCTCGTCTGTTTCCGCCTACTGGTTTGACGATACGGACTCGGGAAAATGCCGCGTGCCGGCCTCATGGCGGGTGCTGCGGCGCGAGAATGGAAAGTGGGTGCCGCTGGATGTGTCCGGGTACGGCGTGGAAAAGGATCGCGAAAACACGGTCCGCTTCGAGCCTGTCACGACGACCGGCCTGCGCATTGAGGTGAAATTGCAGGATGGGTTTTCGGGTGGGCTGCTGCGGTTGGGTAAGGAGTGAGGGAGACGTGGGCAAGGCCCTTCCATGGCGGGTGGCTCGAATGGCTTGACCATGCGGTGATCTGTCATGGACAATCTCCGGATAGATTTTGCCATGAGACGATTTTTGTTCTTTGTTATACTAACAGGTGGTTGTCTCTGCATGCGGATGAAGGCGGAGTCTCTGTCGGGAATTGCCGACCGGTGGCAGGCTTCATTGGATGATTCCTCCGGCGCTCTCCAACCGTTTCCCGCCCCACCCATGGGGAAGATACAGGACGAGATGGTGGAACCGGCCGAAAAGGTGCAGAAGGTATACCTCATCATGCCATCCTCGGTGACGGAAGGTGGTGATTCGAAAGTGGCGACCCTGCAATTCTCCTATCCCGAGAAAACTTCGCTCACGTTCACCGTCGCCGGCTACCCGAAGGGGAGGCTGGTCTTTCCCTCGAAGGTCCGGATGAAGGCGGGAAAGAAGTCGGTGAGCTTCAAGTTCAGCGTTAAGGATGACAAGGCCACGACATTGAACCAATTGGTGGGGATCAAGCTCGCTATTCCCGAATATAAATTCGAGATTCTCAATGTCTGTCCGTCATTTGATAATGAAAAACCTCCCGTCGTGAAGCTGGCGGTTCCTTCTTCCTTTCAAGAAGGGGATATGCTATCGAAAACGGCGACCCTCACCTTGAGCCGCGCGCTCGACAAGGATGGATTTGTCACTCTCGTCCAGTCGCCGGAGAATCAGCTGGCCATCCCGGAGCAGATTGTCATCCCAGCGGGGAAAACATCGGTGGACTTTCCCATTTCGGCACTCCAGAACGACCTCATCGAGGGAGATTCCCTGATCACGATTTCAGCGAAGGCGGGGAAGAGTACCCTGGCGAAGGCGAGGACCACCTTGTCTGACAATGACCGCCTTCTGCTGTCGTTCGAGATGCCGGAGAAGGTTTCCGAAGGTGGGAAAGTAGCCGGGAAAGTCACCATTCCCGGAACACTGAAGAACGATCTGAAAGTCCTTCTCTCGGCTGTCAATGGATCGGGGCTGTCGTTTCCCGCCAGTGTTACGATCTGGGCGGGATTGAGGGAGGCGACATTCCAGGTTTCGGCGCTGCAGAACACGCGGCTCGATGGAACCCGCGAGGCCGTCATTTCGGCCCGGGCCGGCAATGTGTCCGCGAAGGATCGTGGCTTGGTGGTGACGGATGATGATGTGGCTGGCTACCGCGTTTCGGTGTTGGATGGCGTTGTGGCTCCGGGACAGCCGCGGAAGATCAAGGTCTCCGCCGTGGACGTGGAAGGCAACATCGTCACCGGTTTTTCCGGACCCGTGAATCTGGCTTTGATCATTTCCGGCGGTGGCAGCCAGCCTACAAGCCCCTCGCTTGTCCATTTGAGTTCAGGATATTGGTCCGGAAAGGTGACGATTCCGGCCTCCTCGTCCCTTGCCACAGCCCTGACCGCAAGAGATTCGGCGGGGCGGAATGGCGGGAGCGGCCATTTCGACAGCGTCAGGACCCTCGGCCTCAAAGCTGTGGATTTGATATGGGATCCGCTCCGGGAGCGGATTTACGCAAGCGTGCCCACAGGGGCGGTTCATCAGGTGGTGGCGATTGATCCGAACACCATGCAAATCACCGGCGGTGTCGCGACGGGGCAGGACCCCGGCAAGTTGGCGCTGACCAGCGGCGGAGAATATTTGTATGTCTCCTTGAAGGGGAACGGGACCATCGCGAAGATCGATCCAGCCACCATGACCGTGGCCGCTGTCTTTTCCGCAGGCAGTGGTGCCGGGGGAGCCCTCTATGCGGCGGACATCGCCACCGTGCCGGGGCAGCCGGATCTTGTCGTCGCGACCCGTTCGCCTCTCGACAGGAACACGGTCAATAACTCGGTGGCGGTTTACGAAAATGGTGTTCCGAGGCAGGCGGTGACGCCCGTGCGGGATGGTGGCAATTTCCTTTACCCCACATCGGATCCCACCGTGTTTTTAGACTTTGCCAATCGATGGCACAACAGCTCGCCCAGCATCACGCGGCGCATGCTGAAGGTCACTGCCGGCGGAATTTCTGAAGAGCCCGAGGCCCGGATCATACGGATGTGGTGGACACCACGCACGCGGATCTACGGAGATATGGTATTGTTCCCCGAAGGGGATGTCTATGATTGGGAGAAATTGAAACCTCTGGGGAAATACTCCTACGGTGGATCCGTATGCCCGGATGCCGCGAGCCATCGGGTATTCTACCTCGAACGTTATCAGGCCGGGACTTTATCGGGTGCCGTGACGAAGCTCGCCGCCTATGATCCGGTGACACAAAATCCCATCGATGCGCTCGATCTGCCCGCCATTCCTGATGATCCGGTGGATTTCATCCGTTGGGGAGAAAGCGGACTGGCGTTCTGTAATTCCGATACCCTGATGCTGGTGAACAGTCCCAGGCTTTTGCCGAGCCAGGCCGCGACGGATTTGGTGACCAGTATCGAAGTTCCTTCAACTCCTCCGGCTGTGGGTCAATGGGTGGACTGCAAGGTCACTGTGACCAACCGCGGACCGAACCCGGCAAGGAACGCGTATCTTTCCGTGGGTTTTTCCGACAAGGTGGAAATCAAGCGGGCGTCTGCCGACCACGGCCTGCATGAGATCGTGGGAGATGGGGCGAACCTGACGGTGGATGAATTGGCAGCGGGGATGTCCGCGACTCTCAATCTGACGGTAACCTCCGCCAGTGTGGCGAGCATCGCCTGCACGGCTCTGGCCCGTTCCAGTGCGGTCGACCCGGATTTTTCGAACAGCGGCAGCCACGCGCTGATCAACTACGGGCACTGGGACGGGCCGAACGCCCGTAACAAGGTGGGGCTCGTCGGTTGCGGCCAGGTTTATGATCCGGCCCGCAAGTTGATATGGATCTCAAATGCCGCATCCACCGAGCTCTATCCCGTATATTCCCCCTCCGACGGGGCGTATGAATATTATTACGATCCCGTGAGGAAAATCAAACCGCCTGTTTCCAGGTCTGTCGTCTCGATGGATCCTTACACGGGGAGGATCTCAAAACCGATCCCCCTCAACGCGGACCCCGCCCCCGGCGCGATGGCATTGTCGGATAACGGCCGCTACCTCTTCGTGGGACTGCGCGATGTTGGAGAAATCAGTCGCATTGATCTTCAAGCAAGTCCGCCGGAAACAGTCAGGATCGTTCTTCCCAAAGACCCGTACAGTGCGGTTCCGCAGGCGTCCGATATCGAAGCTCTCGAGGGCGACGGAACCAGCATCATCGTCACCATAAAGGGTGGAGGTTATGTCGCGGCGATCGATGGGTCGACCGCGCGAAAAGTGAAGGTCGAAAGATTTTCTTTCACCGATACCAATTTGATCACTTTCATCAACAGGACGGCGAATCCCGCTGTTTTCACCGGTGTCGGGGGCATGCTGTATCGGCTGTCGGTCACGCCCGAGGGCGTCTGGGTGAACAAAACCCGTGAGAAGCCCCATGGAGGAGATTTCAGTTCATCCGGCAGCGGCGAATTGTGGATGTGGAACATGAACTTGTTCGAGGTCGGCTCGCTCGCCCAGGTGGTGAATCTTCTGCCTTGGAGTTACGGACTGTCCATTTTGGAAAATCCCCGCAACAGGGCCTACTTCCTGGATGCGACCAAGATAACGGCTTTTGATACCGTCACCCGTTCCCGGTTGGGAGAGCTGAGCCTTGTGAAACATGAGTGGGAGCTGAACGAGCGGTCCTTCATGCGTTGGGGGAGTGATGGTTTTTCCATTCTGAACGATGACGGGGTTTTTCTCGCACGCTGGGCATTGGCGGCTCCCGCCGTTGTCGTATCGCGTTCGGACGCTCCGATGATGCCGGAAGCAACCGGCAATGCCACCGACGCCGATGGCGATGGCATTCCCCATGCCTTCGAACAACTGTTCGGGTCCTCGTCATCCGGGTTCGATCCCAATCCGGTCAAGCTGACCACCGCCACCGAGGGCGGGAAGTCCGTGATCCGTCTGCGCTTCCCGCGCCGGGTTGGCATGACCATGTCTGATTATGGCTATGAAATCAGCCCGGATCTGAAAAATTGGAAACCGGTGGACGCGGTCTCCGAGGTGCCGCTCTCACTCGAATGGATCAACGGGGTGAATGTGGAGAACATCGAAACCACGTTTGAGGCTCCGGATTCGGGAAGTGGATTCGTTCGTCTGCGTTGGCGGTGATGACGGGGGCGGAGCGGTGTTTCAATCCCTCCGCGTCAGCTCCACGAAGACATCCTCCAGCGTCGCGACGTGGCGGAAAAGCGAGCGCAGCGGCCAGCCGTATTGGGAGGCGAGGTTGGCGATGCGTTCGCGCGAGTCGGTGCCCGAATCGCACCAGACTGTGTAGCGCGTCCAGCCGTTGTCGAGTGTGTCAGGGGTGACTTTCTTTACGTGAGGGAGGCGGTTGATGGCTCCGGCCACGACTTCGGGGTCGGCCTGGATCTCCACCTGGATGCGGCCGGCGGCGCGCATTTCTCCGACGAGATTGGTCGGGGTGTCCGCAGCCTTGATTTTCCCGCCATCGATGATGATGACCCGGTTGCAGATCATCTCCACCTCGGAAAGGATGTGGGTGGAGACGAGGACCGTGTGGGTCTGGGCCAGACGGCGGATGAGTTCCCGGATCT
Protein-coding regions in this window:
- a CDS encoding DUF11 domain-containing protein translates to MRRFLFFVILTGGCLCMRMKAESLSGIADRWQASLDDSSGALQPFPAPPMGKIQDEMVEPAEKVQKVYLIMPSSVTEGGDSKVATLQFSYPEKTSLTFTVAGYPKGRLVFPSKVRMKAGKKSVSFKFSVKDDKATTLNQLVGIKLAIPEYKFEILNVCPSFDNEKPPVVKLAVPSSFQEGDMLSKTATLTLSRALDKDGFVTLVQSPENQLAIPEQIVIPAGKTSVDFPISALQNDLIEGDSLITISAKAGKSTLAKARTTLSDNDRLLLSFEMPEKVSEGGKVAGKVTIPGTLKNDLKVLLSAVNGSGLSFPASVTIWAGLREATFQVSALQNTRLDGTREAVISARAGNVSAKDRGLVVTDDDVAGYRVSVLDGVVAPGQPRKIKVSAVDVEGNIVTGFSGPVNLALIISGGGSQPTSPSLVHLSSGYWSGKVTIPASSSLATALTARDSAGRNGGSGHFDSVRTLGLKAVDLIWDPLRERIYASVPTGAVHQVVAIDPNTMQITGGVATGQDPGKLALTSGGEYLYVSLKGNGTIAKIDPATMTVAAVFSAGSGAGGALYAADIATVPGQPDLVVATRSPLDRNTVNNSVAVYENGVPRQAVTPVRDGGNFLYPTSDPTVFLDFANRWHNSSPSITRRMLKVTAGGISEEPEARIIRMWWTPRTRIYGDMVLFPEGDVYDWEKLKPLGKYSYGGSVCPDAASHRVFYLERYQAGTLSGAVTKLAAYDPVTQNPIDALDLPAIPDDPVDFIRWGESGLAFCNSDTLMLVNSPRLLPSQAATDLVTSIEVPSTPPAVGQWVDCKVTVTNRGPNPARNAYLSVGFSDKVEIKRASADHGLHEIVGDGANLTVDELAAGMSATLNLTVTSASVASIACTALARSSAVDPDFSNSGSHALINYGHWDGPNARNKVGLVGCGQVYDPARKLIWISNAASTELYPVYSPSDGAYEYYYDPVRKIKPPVSRSVVSMDPYTGRISKPIPLNADPAPGAMALSDNGRYLFVGLRDVGEISRIDLQASPPETVRIVLPKDPYSAVPQASDIEALEGDGTSIIVTIKGGGYVAAIDGSTARKVKVERFSFTDTNLITFINRTANPAVFTGVGGMLYRLSVTPEGVWVNKTREKPHGGDFSSSGSGELWMWNMNLFEVGSLAQVVNLLPWSYGLSILENPRNRAYFLDATKITAFDTVTRSRLGELSLVKHEWELNERSFMRWGSDGFSILNDDGVFLARWALAAPAVVVSRSDAPMMPEATGNATDADGDGIPHAFEQLFGSSSSGFDPNPVKLTTATEGGKSVIRLRFPRRVGMTMSDYGYEISPDLKNWKPVDAVSEVPLSLEWINGVNVENIETTFEAPDSGSGFVRLRWR
- a CDS encoding ECF-type sigma factor, with protein sequence MSALTKILQSASGNGGLVSSELLPLVYDELRSLARMRMSKAAPGQTLQATALVHEAWLKISGDEERSWSDRAHFFRAAAQAMRHILVDRARAKASVKRGENAELLDIHVHGLEVEDTTMDERVLLVDEMMNRLETEDPESVRVISLKFFGGLTNKEIAAMDGVAERTVERHWAYAKARLYQLIREETGNDAGDDSVH
- a CDS encoding beta-L-arabinofuranosidase domain-containing protein → MMKTRRIAHCLSFCLLISHSARAQDGAVVQNRAPLQSAPFIALDLGSIKPRGWLENQLRMQADGLTGHAEEVIPELGPENGWRGGDGEGWEKGPYYLRGLVSLAYVGGDAKLKKQAQVWIDSLLETQREDGQIGPKSSDDWWPRMVITWTLRDYYEATRDERVIPALMKYARFMHARLPKQPLQEWAKARAADQIDTLYWLYNRTGEAFLLEVVDELRSQANQWNPFFKSLNGAAGDFRITHGVNVSQAMKFPVVNYLRTGAPADRAVFTEGWNVLTEKHGLGIGMWSGTEPLAGRSTTQGVEMCSIVEQMLSSEVAMESLGDPVIGDQLERIAFNLLPGGTTKEFRQFQYYTLPNVPVARKNDPKQLPFADDHGDDLLVSPHSGFHCCCYNLHMGWPKYVQHAWMATKDGGIAAVAYGPTEVTTKLGGTAVKIIEETDYPFSDAVRLKILPAQPVEFPLKLRIPGWSENPRVAVNGEFVSGVKSGEFLTILRTWNPGDQVVAEFPAALEAKTAFKGSATLWRGPLLFSLRIGEEVKTFTKIGKGFDEVEMTPKTPWNYALDMDRKNPGEVVKLTRGKMPQNPWLPETTPVQLTVPAKRLPAWGLVRNDRMADEVPESPASSTGPLEQVTLVPFGAQTLRITAFPLLRGDAVLEPGITVSHQGHGGPIEEIVGAALPESSRGERRPRFTFWDHTGTSEWIEWSFAKPEKVSSVSAYWFDDTDSGKCRVPASWRVLRRENGKWVPLDVSGYGVEKDRENTVRFEPVTTTGLRIEVKLQDGFSGGLLRLGKE
- a CDS encoding serine/threonine protein kinase; the encoded protein is MTPSIDKLLFTAASHFVEAAERRTFLEFACKGDVKRLRQIEELLAISQDAEEFFDLQGEETAPVVTETEEVNEGSLGARIGPYRLIDRLGSGGCGVVYLAEQQVPVKRRVALKIIRLGMNTENVISRFNLEREALALMDHPNIARVLDAGATASGLPYFVMELVDGERITEFCDQKRLGLRARLELFILVCEAIQHAHQKGVIHRDIKPSNVLVRTDDGRAVPKVIDFGIAKATAGHLDVEATVTNFGQFIGTPAYMSPEQAAGGTDIDTRSDIYSLGALLCELLSGSPPIRFEHFNERSEEEIRSMLRDGDTGMPSAKLREISKDEVEKIAGDRGVDPQRLPALLAGDLDWIVMKALEKERPRRYETANGLALDVQRYLNEEPVLARPPSRRYLLTKMIRRNRIKFVAASIALFGLLGGFGVSTWLFFRERDAREEQARLRVVAEHARANEVHLREMAEAADLMNQAAVFLKYRDIEQADNLVRGITPERVPRSLESAATLKAVANWNLEQKRWKEAAQRFNLLGHVLTSVDMSDSDQISFSLLPALTAVSEWGEPGQYDQLRLLTIKRFEKSANPVVTEQIIKGALLEPADPKILEQVQPLAKVVSTSLAGPKRESDAHNIAWRQFSLALLAYREGRLTEAGDWARRSLATNNQSDTRAVSNRIILAMVDAESGRITEARSALEDARKQVDQWAESPFQVTNADRTLWYNWGATRILLKQAEKMSGN